A DNA window from Mucilaginibacter xinganensis contains the following coding sequences:
- a CDS encoding LutC/YkgG family protein produces the protein MRDITTSKEKLLKKIRKALLEKRDNPYPNLEDLPHYPPTDELKEVLFAEQFTAVSGQFVFCEDDVQFIENLLELAEERKWHKIYCWEPALQEVLTRFEYPFYETDKDFEQADVGFTLCEALIARNGSVLLSNGNMAGRRLSIYPPVHIVLAYTSQLVLDLKDGFKLIKNKYGSDIPSMISNVTGPSRTADIEKTLVLGAHGPKELFVFLLDG, from the coding sequence ATGAGGGATATAACTACATCAAAGGAAAAACTACTGAAGAAGATCCGCAAGGCGCTTTTGGAGAAAAGGGATAATCCATACCCCAACCTGGAGGACCTGCCACATTATCCCCCTACTGATGAATTAAAGGAGGTGCTTTTTGCCGAGCAGTTTACAGCTGTATCCGGCCAGTTTGTTTTTTGTGAAGATGACGTGCAGTTTATTGAAAACCTGCTCGAGCTTGCTGAAGAGCGTAAGTGGCATAAGATCTATTGCTGGGAGCCTGCACTGCAGGAGGTACTCACCCGTTTTGAATATCCTTTTTACGAAACCGATAAAGATTTTGAGCAGGCCGACGTGGGTTTTACCCTTTGCGAAGCCCTGATTGCACGTAATGGCAGTGTCCTGCTGTCAAATGGCAACATGGCGGGCAGGCGGTTAAGCATTTATCCCCCGGTACACATTGTGCTGGCATATACTTCGCAGCTGGTTCTTGACCTTAAAGACGGCTTTAAGCTGATAAAAAATAAATACGGCAGCGATATTCCATCAATGATCAGTAATGTTACGGGCCCCAGCCGCACGGCTGATATTGAAAAAACACTGGTATTAGGAGCCCATGGTCCTAAAGAACTATTTGTGTTTTTGTTGGATGGGTAA
- a CDS encoding sensor histidine kinase: protein MVNGVPNSSELYVVLISATVFFVFLSGFIIYFVILYQRRQDQNRSERDVMQANFRQEFLKARLEMQEQTFAHVSRELHDNVNQVLSFVKLNLAMITDVDSEQRTRINENRDLIAQVITDLRDLSKSLSFEHITKLGLVKTIENEVNKLNKSGIIEADISVQGTIYPLGEQSELVLFRIFQEAMNNAIKYSGAEHLKISLQYSPEMFNLRVDDDGVGFLMNSLDHNTGSGLINIENRANVIGAVATITSSPGDGCRINVSLNLLQQRIYTDGKHPDSFS, encoded by the coding sequence ATGGTTAACGGTGTTCCAAATAGCAGCGAGCTGTATGTTGTGCTTATTTCGGCAACTGTTTTTTTTGTGTTCCTGTCAGGCTTTATCATTTACTTCGTTATATTATACCAAAGGCGGCAGGACCAAAACAGATCAGAGCGGGATGTGATGCAGGCCAACTTCAGGCAGGAGTTTTTGAAGGCCCGTCTGGAGATGCAGGAACAAACATTTGCCCACGTAAGCCGGGAACTGCATGATAATGTTAACCAGGTTTTATCATTTGTAAAGCTTAATCTGGCTATGATTACCGATGTGGACAGCGAACAGCGGACCAGAATAAATGAAAACCGCGACTTGATCGCGCAGGTTATTACTGACCTGCGTGATCTTTCAAAAAGCCTTAGTTTTGAACATATTACTAAGCTTGGCCTGGTAAAAACTATTGAAAACGAAGTAAATAAGCTTAATAAAAGTGGTATTATTGAAGCGGATATTTCAGTACAGGGAACAATATACCCACTTGGGGAGCAAAGCGAGCTGGTGCTTTTTCGCATTTTTCAGGAAGCAATGAACAATGCTATTAAATACTCCGGCGCAGAGCATTTAAAAATCAGTTTGCAATATAGCCCTGAAATGTTTAATTTGAGAGTCGATGACGATGGCGTTGGCTTTTTAATGAATTCATTAGACCATAATACAGGGTCTGGTTTGATAAATATTGAAAATAGAGCAAATGTAATTGGTGCTGTCGCAACAATTACCAGTTCACCAGGCGATGGCTGTCGTATCAATGTTAGCCTAAACCTTTTACAACAAAGAATATACACTGATGGAAAACATCCAGATAGCTTTAGTTGA
- a CDS encoding metallophosphoesterase → MRKFLQSVFTKPVIALANRLSSRPDKTRVDAALNHLYADIKAGRIKKGLTIPFDAATDKFVIFSDQHKGARDGADIFKKAEPNYLAALEYYNSNLFFYISLGDSEELWENLIVTVKRHNKATFGAEKLFINRQAFIKIYGNHDLYWDNDPLASVNLQSIYGREVDIYEGVILKTQMGDVSLEIYMTHGHQGDLQSDGNWFSKWFVSDIWGPFQAYLRINPNTPANNNTLKSDHNRIMYEWSSKRKNTLLITGHTHQPVFRSLTELEALYDKLAAARADHKDSEAIELQDKIERLHLKIRPPDFKGYLDTYFNSGCCCFDDGDITGIEITDGYIRLVKWEYDAEKRSERLILEECRLEDLKLAL, encoded by the coding sequence ATGCGTAAATTTTTACAATCAGTTTTTACCAAACCTGTTATCGCCCTTGCCAACCGGCTATCGTCGCGGCCGGATAAAACAAGGGTTGATGCAGCATTAAATCACCTTTATGCTGATATTAAAGCAGGCCGGATTAAAAAAGGGCTGACAATACCCTTTGACGCAGCCACTGACAAATTTGTTATTTTTTCTGACCAGCACAAAGGTGCCAGGGATGGCGCAGATATTTTTAAAAAAGCTGAACCCAACTACCTTGCCGCCCTTGAATATTACAACAGCAACCTGTTTTTTTATATCAGCCTTGGCGACAGTGAGGAGCTTTGGGAAAACCTGATAGTCACCGTAAAACGACATAACAAAGCAACCTTTGGGGCTGAAAAATTATTTATCAACCGCCAGGCTTTTATAAAGATCTACGGCAACCATGACCTTTACTGGGACAACGATCCGCTTGCATCAGTAAACCTCCAAAGCATTTATGGCCGGGAGGTTGATATTTATGAAGGCGTGATACTTAAAACACAGATGGGCGATGTGTCCCTTGAAATATATATGACACATGGCCACCAGGGCGACCTGCAAAGCGATGGTAACTGGTTCAGCAAATGGTTTGTGTCAGATATATGGGGGCCTTTCCAGGCGTACCTCCGGATAAACCCAAACACGCCGGCAAATAATAATACGCTCAAAAGTGATCATAACCGCATCATGTATGAATGGAGCTCGAAAAGAAAAAATACGCTCCTGATAACCGGGCATACCCATCAGCCGGTTTTCAGGTCATTAACTGAGCTGGAGGCATTGTACGACAAACTGGCTGCAGCCAGGGCTGATCATAAAGATTCGGAGGCGATTGAATTACAGGATAAGATTGAAAGGCTGCATTTAAAGATACGCCCACCCGACTTTAAAGGCTATCTGGATACCTATTTTAACAGCGGCTGCTGTTGTTTTGACGATGGAGACATAACCGGGATTGAAATAACCGATGGCTACATTAGGTTGGTTAAATGGGAATATGATGCTGAAAAAAGAAGCGAGAGACTTATTTTGGAAGAGTGCCGGTTAGAAGATTTGAAATTAGCTTTGTAA
- the rsfS gene encoding ribosome silencing factor: protein MVKNKALSESAYISELAIHGIQEKKGNDIIRLDLRNIFSSVADYFVITHAESATQVKAIANSIEDEIYKATQQDPYRKEGLEYGEWILLDYIDVVVHVFRTDKREFYGMEDLWGDAEIKMYKSA, encoded by the coding sequence ATGGTAAAAAACAAAGCGTTAAGTGAATCCGCTTATATTTCTGAGTTAGCCATACATGGCATCCAGGAAAAAAAAGGAAATGATATTATCAGGTTAGACCTTCGTAATATATTTAGTTCGGTGGCCGATTATTTTGTAATAACGCATGCCGAATCAGCCACACAGGTAAAAGCCATAGCGAATAGCATTGAAGATGAGATTTACAAAGCCACTCAACAGGATCCTTACCGCAAGGAAGGGTTGGAGTACGGTGAATGGATACTGCTGGATTATATAGATGTAGTTGTACACGTTTTCAGGACCGATAAACGTGAGTTTTATGGAATGGAAGATCTTTGGGGCGACGCCGAAATTAAAATGTATAAAAGCGCCTAA
- the ftsH gene encoding ATP-dependent zinc metalloprotease FtsH, with product MKDNKLENPKPIRKIPNKKNTPKPPKPNIMWFYAIIVVVLLVVATLLNTTTSNPITFQRFDEEMLKQHDVEKVVAYRSGDLFVAEVYIKKESLSKPQYADAKKEQRPLNMGAAEGPQYTFTDATYEGIKTSIANAEKDFTDAQKIPVSVEPGHESLLSNWFVQCIIMAVLLVAVWLFIMRRMSGGAGGGPGGQIFNIGKSKATLFDKEAQVSVTFNDVAGLEEAKQEVMEIVDFLKNPKKYTNLGGKIPKGALLIGAPGTGKTLLAKAVAGEAQVPFFSLSGSDFVEMFVGVGASRVRDLFRQAKDKAPCIIFIDEIDAIGRARGKNNIVGGNDERENTLNQLLVEMDGFGTDSGIIILAATNRPDVLDSALLRPGRFDRQVSIDKPDLIGREQIFKVHLKPVKLAEGVDAKKLSAQTPGFAGAEIANVCNEAALIAARKNKEAVDMQDFQDAIDRVIGGLEKKNKIISPEEKRIVAYHEAGHAIAGWFLEHADPLVKVSIVPRGVAALGYAQYLPKEQFLYTTEQLIDGMCMTLGGRVAEDITFGKISTGAQNDLERITKLAYAMVTIYGMNDKVGNVSFNDTQGEYQFNKPYSEKTSELIDVEVRNQIAEVYQMTKNLLLDKREGLIKLADKLLEKEILFQSDLEEILGKRPFENRTTYDEFVNGPEADQTPVAKALVPEGVADHSGTFERNPEEKEANTKE from the coding sequence ATGAAAGATAATAAATTGGAAAATCCAAAACCGATCCGGAAAATACCGAATAAAAAAAATACGCCCAAGCCGCCAAAACCAAACATTATGTGGTTTTATGCCATTATTGTTGTGGTATTGCTGGTTGTAGCTACCTTATTAAATACTACCACATCAAACCCGATAACCTTTCAGAGGTTTGACGAGGAAATGCTGAAACAGCACGATGTTGAAAAAGTGGTGGCCTACCGCAGCGGTGACCTTTTTGTTGCCGAGGTATATATTAAAAAAGAAAGCTTAAGCAAACCTCAGTATGCCGATGCCAAAAAAGAGCAGCGCCCTTTAAATATGGGTGCAGCCGAAGGCCCCCAGTACACTTTTACAGACGCTACCTACGAAGGCATAAAGACATCAATTGCCAATGCGGAAAAAGATTTCACTGATGCACAAAAGATCCCTGTTAGTGTAGAGCCAGGGCATGAAAGCCTTTTGTCAAACTGGTTTGTGCAATGTATCATAATGGCTGTACTGCTGGTAGCTGTTTGGCTATTTATTATGCGCCGCATGAGCGGTGGCGCAGGCGGCGGTCCTGGTGGTCAGATCTTTAACATCGGTAAATCAAAAGCTACCCTGTTTGACAAAGAAGCCCAGGTATCCGTAACATTTAATGATGTGGCCGGGTTGGAAGAAGCAAAACAGGAAGTAATGGAAATTGTGGATTTTCTTAAAAATCCTAAAAAATACACTAACCTTGGGGGTAAAATTCCGAAAGGTGCGCTTTTAATAGGAGCACCGGGTACAGGTAAAACACTGCTTGCGAAGGCTGTTGCCGGGGAAGCACAGGTGCCTTTCTTCTCGCTGTCAGGATCAGACTTTGTTGAAATGTTTGTGGGGGTGGGTGCTTCACGTGTTCGTGATTTGTTCCGCCAGGCAAAAGACAAAGCGCCATGTATTATATTTATTGACGAGATTGATGCCATTGGCCGCGCCCGTGGCAAAAACAATATTGTAGGTGGTAATGATGAGCGTGAAAACACCCTGAACCAGTTGCTGGTTGAAATGGATGGTTTCGGTACCGATTCAGGCATCATTATTCTTGCTGCAACTAACCGCCCGGATGTTTTGGACTCAGCGTTGCTGCGCCCCGGACGTTTTGACAGGCAGGTATCCATTGACAAGCCCGATTTGATTGGCCGCGAGCAGATCTTTAAAGTGCACTTAAAGCCGGTTAAACTGGCTGAAGGAGTTGATGCTAAAAAACTATCGGCACAAACTCCGGGCTTTGCCGGTGCCGAAATTGCCAACGTATGTAACGAGGCTGCTTTAATAGCCGCCCGTAAAAATAAAGAGGCTGTTGATATGCAGGATTTCCAGGATGCTATTGACCGCGTTATTGGTGGTTTGGAAAAAAAGAACAAAATTATATCTCCCGAAGAAAAACGCATTGTGGCTTACCACGAAGCCGGGCACGCAATTGCAGGCTGGTTTTTGGAACATGCCGATCCTTTGGTTAAGGTTTCCATTGTTCCGCGCGGTGTGGCTGCTTTGGGTTATGCCCAGTATCTGCCAAAAGAACAGTTCCTATATACTACCGAGCAGTTGATTGACGGCATGTGCATGACACTTGGTGGACGTGTGGCCGAAGATATTACTTTCGGTAAGATTTCAACCGGCGCGCAAAACGACCTTGAACGCATCACAAAACTGGCTTACGCCATGGTTACTATTTATGGTATGAATGACAAGGTGGGTAATGTATCCTTTAACGATACCCAGGGCGAGTACCAGTTTAATAAACCATATTCTGAGAAAACTTCAGAGCTGATTGATGTGGAGGTACGTAACCAGATTGCGGAAGTTTATCAAATGACCAAGAACCTGTTGCTTGATAAAAGGGAAGGCCTGATTAAATTAGCAGATAAGCTTTTAGAAAAGGAAATTCTTTTCCAAAGTGATCTGGAAGAGATTTTAGGCAAGCGACCTTTTGAAAACCGTACTACTTATGACGAGTTTGTGAACGGACCGGAAGCAGATCAGACACCCGTAGCCAAAGCTTTGGTACCGGAAGGTGTTGCAGATCATTCAGGTACTTTTGAAAGAAACCCGGAAGAAAAAGAAGCAAATACTAAAGAATAA